In Flavobacterium sp. N1736, the following are encoded in one genomic region:
- a CDS encoding ribonuclease E/G: MNKELIIRSSSEAVDFALLKDGKLIELHKEEEKSNFQVGDIFIAKIRKPVAGLNAAFVNVGFEKDAFLHYHDLGPNLASQLKFIKLVSAGKIKDFSLKTFQFEKEIDKDGIITDILSANQSVLVQVVKEPISTKGPRISAELSLAGRFIVLVPFSDRVSISQKIEDKKEKDRLKKLVLSIKPKGFGVIVRTVAEGKNVAELEKDLQNLLARWTAMCKKLPTAHHPSKVLGELNRASSILRDVFNDTFSGIQIDDEELYHQTKEYLQEIAPSKQSIVKFYQSNDTPIFEKYNIERQIKTSFGRTVSMSKGAYLIIEHTEALHVIDVNSGNRSNKATNQEDTAMEVNMIAAAEIARQLRLRDMGGIIVVDFIDMSNPENRKVLFDFLREEMSDDKAKHKILPPSKFGLVQITRQRVRPEVNIKTREEDPNNEHGEIEAPILIIDKIASDLDRILKIHNKVVLNVHPFVAAYLSKGFPSLRSKWFFEHKKWVKIIPRDAYTYLEYHFYDKKGNVIKE; this comes from the coding sequence GTGAATAAAGAATTAATCATTAGATCTAGTTCTGAAGCCGTAGATTTTGCCTTATTAAAAGATGGAAAACTAATTGAATTACATAAAGAAGAAGAGAAAAGCAACTTTCAGGTTGGTGATATTTTTATTGCCAAAATACGAAAACCAGTTGCCGGACTTAATGCTGCTTTTGTAAATGTAGGCTTCGAAAAAGATGCCTTTTTACATTATCACGATTTAGGACCTAACTTAGCTTCTCAATTGAAATTCATAAAACTTGTAAGCGCAGGTAAAATAAAAGATTTCTCCCTAAAAACCTTTCAGTTTGAAAAAGAGATTGACAAAGATGGCATCATTACTGATATTTTAAGTGCCAATCAATCTGTTTTAGTCCAAGTTGTAAAAGAACCTATATCGACCAAAGGTCCAAGAATAAGCGCTGAGCTTTCATTGGCAGGAAGATTTATTGTTCTCGTTCCGTTTTCTGACCGTGTTTCTATTTCTCAAAAAATAGAAGACAAAAAGGAAAAGGATCGTCTAAAAAAACTTGTTCTATCTATCAAACCAAAAGGATTTGGTGTTATTGTTCGTACAGTAGCCGAAGGCAAAAACGTAGCCGAATTAGAAAAAGATTTGCAGAACCTGCTTGCCAGATGGACTGCAATGTGTAAAAAATTACCAACTGCTCATCATCCGTCAAAAGTATTAGGAGAGCTTAACAGAGCTTCTTCGATATTAAGAGATGTTTTTAACGATACCTTTAGCGGTATCCAAATAGATGATGAAGAGTTGTACCATCAAACGAAGGAATATCTGCAAGAGATTGCACCTTCAAAACAATCGATTGTTAAGTTTTATCAATCAAACGACACTCCAATTTTTGAGAAATACAATATAGAGAGACAAATCAAAACTTCATTTGGAAGAACGGTTTCAATGAGCAAAGGAGCTTATTTAATAATCGAACACACTGAAGCTCTTCACGTTATAGACGTAAATAGCGGAAATCGTTCGAATAAAGCGACTAATCAGGAAGATACCGCCATGGAAGTAAATATGATTGCCGCCGCAGAAATTGCCAGACAACTTCGTTTGCGCGATATGGGCGGAATAATCGTAGTTGATTTTATCGATATGTCTAATCCTGAAAACAGGAAGGTTTTGTTCGACTTCTTGCGAGAAGAAATGAGCGACGATAAAGCAAAGCATAAAATCTTACCGCCGAGTAAATTTGGCTTAGTTCAAATTACAAGACAACGCGTAAGACCAGAAGTTAATATTAAAACTAGAGAAGAAGATCCAAACAATGAACATGGCGAAATTGAAGCGCCAATTTTAATCATTGATAAAATCGCATCTGATTTAGACAGAATTTTAAAAATCCACAATAAAGTTGTGCTTAATGTACATCCGTTTGTGGCTGCATACCTCAGTAAAGGTTTTCCATCATTACGTTCAAAATGGTTTTTTGAACATAAAAAATGGGTGAAAATCATACCTCGTGACGCTTACACGTACTTAGAATATCATTTCTACGACAAAAAAGGAAATGTTATCAAAGAATAA
- a CDS encoding DMT family transporter gives MDAKQLKWFYLFLLSLIWGSSFILIKRGLVGLTAIQVGSLRIIFAALFLLIVGFSSLKKISRRQWKFVALTSVFGTFIPAFFFAIAETQVDSSIVAILNSLTPLNTLVLGILIFGIQFQKRQVIGVFVGLIGCMLLVLSGASAHPGQNYYFVLLVVIATICYAINVNLIKKYLPDLNSLSITTGNFTVLLIPALIILSTTDFTQRINIEVTQRSVLFVMILGVLGTGIANVLFFKLIQMSSPVFATSVTYLIPIVAFFWGLLDNEMLTPIQFFGAFIILIGVYLSAKK, from the coding sequence ATGGATGCAAAACAATTAAAGTGGTTTTATTTATTCTTGCTTTCGCTAATTTGGGGAAGTTCTTTTATTCTAATTAAAAGAGGATTAGTTGGTTTAACTGCAATTCAGGTAGGTTCACTCCGAATTATTTTTGCCGCTTTATTTTTGCTTATTGTTGGATTTTCAAGTTTAAAGAAAATCTCTCGCCGCCAATGGAAATTTGTTGCCTTAACATCTGTTTTCGGGACATTTATTCCGGCTTTCTTTTTTGCTATTGCCGAAACTCAGGTTGATAGTTCAATTGTAGCCATTTTAAATTCGCTTACACCTTTAAATACCTTAGTTTTAGGAATACTTATTTTTGGAATTCAGTTTCAAAAACGACAGGTTATAGGAGTTTTTGTTGGATTAATAGGTTGTATGTTATTGGTTTTGAGTGGAGCTTCGGCACATCCGGGACAAAATTATTACTTTGTTCTTTTAGTTGTAATTGCAACAATTTGTTATGCCATAAATGTAAACTTAATCAAGAAATATTTACCTGATTTGAATTCATTAAGTATCACAACCGGAAATTTTACGGTTTTGCTTATACCCGCATTAATCATTCTAAGTACAACTGATTTTACACAAAGAATAAATATTGAGGTGACGCAGCGTTCTGTTTTATTCGTAATGATATTAGGCGTTTTAGGAACCGGAATCGCGAATGTTTTATTCTTTAAACTAATACAAATGTCTTCGCCTGTATTTGCAACATCAGTAACCTATTTAATTCCGATAGTAGCATTTTTCTGGGGATTATTAGATAATGAAATGCTAACACCAATTCAGTTTTTTGGAGCTTTTATTATTTTGATAGGGGTTTATTTATCGGCTAAGAAATAG
- a CDS encoding gliding motility-associated protein GldE: MDPEPSLFLNTTLDINLIIGFVGIFILLFLSAIVSGAEVALFSLSQKDIDDTLQEDTSKGKIISNLLDKPKKLLATLLVANNFFNIGVVILFSFIGQNIFSGVVSPVFKFMLEVVVVTSLILLFGEVLPKVYASRNNIKFAKWSAYPISFLDKVLSPISLPMRSVTLYLQHKLGKQKNNFSINQLSQALELTDSEGTSSDEQKILEGIVSFGNTDTKQVMSPRIDIFALEISESFASIYTKIIEKGFSRIPVYKDNIDQIEGVLFVKDLLPHIDKKEFEWTSLMREPFFVPENKKLDNLLKDFQSLKSHLAIVVDEYGGTSGLVSLEDVIEEIVGDISDEFDDENLNYSQIDEKNFLFEGKINMKDFYRIVDVNEDIFESHKGEAETLAGFILEILGNFPKKDQKIAFENCVFTIETVDKKRVKQIKVTIE, encoded by the coding sequence TTGGACCCGGAGCCCAGTTTGTTTTTAAATACCACTTTAGACATCAATTTAATAATTGGTTTTGTCGGAATATTTATTTTGCTGTTTCTATCGGCAATTGTTTCAGGTGCCGAAGTAGCACTTTTTTCTTTATCTCAAAAAGACATCGACGATACTTTACAAGAAGATACCTCAAAAGGAAAAATTATTTCCAATCTTTTAGATAAACCCAAAAAACTCTTAGCAACTTTACTCGTAGCGAATAATTTTTTTAATATCGGAGTTGTTATTTTATTCTCTTTTATAGGGCAAAATATCTTTTCAGGTGTTGTTTCGCCCGTATTTAAATTCATGTTAGAAGTTGTTGTCGTTACCTCTTTGATCTTGTTGTTTGGAGAAGTTTTGCCTAAAGTATATGCGAGCCGTAACAATATAAAATTTGCGAAATGGTCAGCGTATCCAATTTCTTTTTTAGATAAAGTACTCTCTCCAATAAGTTTGCCCATGCGCAGCGTTACCCTATATTTGCAGCATAAATTAGGAAAACAGAAGAATAATTTTTCGATAAACCAGCTTTCTCAGGCTTTAGAGCTTACAGATTCTGAAGGAACATCAAGCGACGAACAAAAAATACTCGAAGGAATAGTTTCTTTTGGAAACACAGATACCAAGCAGGTTATGAGTCCGAGGATTGACATTTTTGCGTTAGAAATATCAGAATCGTTTGCATCCATATATACAAAAATAATCGAAAAAGGATTTTCAAGAATTCCGGTTTACAAAGACAATATTGATCAGATAGAAGGCGTTTTGTTTGTGAAGGATTTATTGCCTCATATTGATAAAAAAGAATTTGAATGGACTTCTCTAATGCGCGAGCCTTTTTTTGTTCCTGAGAATAAAAAACTGGACAATTTACTAAAGGATTTTCAAAGCCTTAAAAGTCATTTGGCGATTGTAGTTGATGAATATGGCGGAACATCAGGATTAGTTTCTTTAGAAGATGTAATTGAAGAAATCGTAGGGGATATTAGTGATGAATTTGATGATGAAAATTTGAATTATTCGCAAATAGATGAAAAAAACTTTCTTTTTGAAGGTAAAATCAATATGAAAGATTTCTACAGAATTGTAGATGTAAATGAAGATATTTTTGAGTCACATAAAGGAGAAGCTGAAACATTAGCAGGTTTTATTTTAGAAATTTTAGGTAATTTTCCCAAAAAAGATCAAAAAATAGCTTTTGAAAACTGTGTTTTTACCATAGAAACAGTTGATAAAAAGCGTGTAAAACAAATAAAAGTAACAATAGAATAA
- a CDS encoding HU family DNA-binding protein: MTKADIVAKISEKLGLEKGDVQATVETFMEEVKISLETGDNVYLRGFGSFIVKTRAEKTGRNISKNTTIKIPAHNIPAFKPAKVFVEGVKTNNEAK, encoded by the coding sequence ATGACGAAAGCAGATATCGTAGCGAAAATTTCAGAGAAACTAGGTCTTGAAAAAGGAGATGTTCAAGCAACAGTAGAAACTTTTATGGAAGAAGTTAAAATTTCATTAGAAACTGGTGACAATGTTTACCTAAGAGGTTTCGGAAGTTTTATCGTAAAAACAAGAGCTGAAAAAACAGGAAGAAACATCTCTAAAAACACCACTATCAAAATTCCTGCGCACAACATTCCTGCGTTCAAACCTGCAAAAGTATTTGTAGAGGGAGTAAAAACGAACAACGAAGCAAAATAA
- the mutY gene encoding A/G-specific adenine glycosylase: MNFSNILIKWYLQNKRDLPWRNTTNPYLIWLSEIMLQQTRVAQGTPYFFSFSEEFPTVFDLANADEEKVLKLWQGLGYYSRARNLHKTAQYVANELNGIFPPSYIELLKLKGVGEYTAAAIASFSYNEAVPVVDGNVFRVLSRYFDIESDIMLPATKKEFTALAHELMPKDNPAIFNQAIMEFGALQCVPKSPDCTVCVFADSCLALQKRKVDILPVKSKKIKVTNRFFNYLILEDILGNTLIQKRTAKGIWHNLYEFPLLETQHIVDFDFVANAVQNEIFSTYTILGIEDYSHATVIHKLSHQHLHIQFWKIKISDIIENGVDAVRLKTFPFPIVIYNFIEKQEINC, from the coding sequence ATGAATTTTTCTAACATATTGATAAAATGGTATTTACAAAACAAGCGTGATTTGCCTTGGCGAAATACAACGAATCCGTACCTAATTTGGCTATCAGAAATAATGCTGCAGCAAACCAGAGTTGCGCAGGGAACGCCTTATTTTTTTTCTTTTTCAGAGGAATTTCCTACGGTGTTCGACCTCGCAAATGCCGATGAAGAGAAGGTTTTGAAACTTTGGCAGGGATTAGGTTATTATTCTCGTGCCCGAAATTTGCATAAAACCGCTCAATATGTGGCAAATGAACTCAATGGAATTTTCCCTCCTTCTTATATTGAATTATTAAAATTAAAAGGTGTTGGTGAATATACAGCCGCGGCAATTGCTTCTTTTTCTTATAATGAAGCAGTTCCTGTTGTAGACGGAAATGTATTTCGAGTACTTTCCCGTTATTTTGATATCGAATCGGATATTATGCTGCCGGCAACCAAAAAAGAATTTACAGCATTGGCACACGAATTAATGCCAAAAGATAATCCTGCAATTTTTAATCAGGCGATAATGGAATTTGGCGCATTGCAATGCGTTCCTAAAAGTCCTGATTGTACTGTTTGTGTTTTTGCAGATAGTTGTCTGGCACTGCAAAAAAGGAAAGTAGATATTTTGCCTGTAAAATCTAAAAAAATAAAAGTAACCAATAGATTTTTTAATTATCTGATTTTAGAAGATATTTTAGGAAACACCTTAATTCAAAAAAGAACTGCAAAAGGCATTTGGCATAATTTATATGAGTTTCCGCTTTTAGAAACGCAACATATTGTTGACTTTGATTTTGTTGCAAATGCAGTTCAAAATGAGATTTTTTCAACCTATACTATATTAGGTATTGAAGATTATAGTCATGCAACGGTCATTCATAAACTTTCACATCAGCATTTACATATTCAATTCTGGAAAATTAAAATTAGTGATATAATTGAAAATGGAGTAGATGCGGTTCGTTTAAAAACGTTTCCTTTTCCAATAGTGATTTATAATTTTATTGAAAAGCAAGAAATAAATTGCTAA
- the gldD gene encoding gliding motility lipoprotein GldD — MFKRIISAAAILLTLTVISCKDDVIPKPASFLRLDYPEAKYANFDGNCPFTFQMNEAAVIKGEKDCGFAITYPKMKATIYLTYKPVNNNIEKLLKDAQKLTYEHVIKADDILEQPYLNPEKKVYGMFYQVDGNAATNSQFYVTDSTKHFITGSVYFYAKPNFDSIMPAASYIKNDMRQLMETLKWK; from the coding sequence ATGTTTAAAAGAATAATTTCGGCAGCTGCAATTTTACTAACATTAACAGTTATAAGCTGTAAAGATGATGTGATACCAAAACCGGCGAGTTTTTTACGCCTGGATTATCCCGAAGCTAAATATGCTAATTTTGATGGCAATTGTCCGTTTACATTTCAAATGAATGAAGCTGCGGTTATTAAGGGAGAAAAAGATTGCGGATTTGCTATTACATATCCAAAAATGAAAGCTACGATTTATTTAACCTATAAACCTGTAAATAATAATATTGAAAAGCTGCTTAAAGATGCTCAGAAACTAACGTATGAACATGTAATAAAAGCAGATGATATTTTAGAACAGCCCTATTTAAACCCTGAAAAAAAAGTATACGGAATGTTTTACCAAGTTGATGGAAATGCCGCTACAAACTCACAATTTTACGTAACAGACAGCACAAAACATTTTATTACCGGATCAGTTTATTTTTATGCAAAACCAAATTTTGATTCGATCATGCCGGCGGCAAGTTATATTAAAAATGATATGCGACAGTTGATGGAAACATTAAAATGGAAATAG
- the pbpC gene encoding penicillin-binding protein 1C, producing MKNKIKAFFQRVISWIKQNKIKSAIVFLLLLIYYFSLPRTLFQEPYSTVIESKEGELLGAKIARDGQWRFPEQDSVADKFNKCIVYFEDEYFYKHPGFNPVAMVNAIKQNRKAGKVVRGGSTLTQQVIRLSRKGKNRTYFEKIVEIILATRLELGYSKDEILDLYAAHAPFGGNVVGLEMASWRYFGLKSSQLSWAESATLAVLPNAPSLIYPGKNQIKLLEKRNRLLLKLNQEGIIDKQTYELSLDEPLPGKPYDLPQMAPHLLQRVAKNQEGKRVKTTVDFALQNRVNQIAKYYYNQYKQNEVNNLAILVIDVKNRNVISYVGNSPTDKDHQKDVDIIDAPRSTGSILKPLLYAAMLDDGELLPNTLVADVPTQIAGYTPQNFNLTFDGAVPAHRALSRSLNIPAVLMLQEFGVNKFYEELQKFKLRDINKTPDHYGLSLILGGAESNLWDLCRSYANLSSTVNYFNKSHGKYRTKEFAELNYEHDFEADFGDDTNQKNILGSGSIWLTYNAMEEVNRPEGDEAWKFYDSSLKIAWKTGTSFGNRDAWAIGTNSRYVVGVWVGNATGEGRPTLTGVTSAAPVLFDVFNLLPRQKWFETPYDDLDEVEVCKLSGYLAKDGCPKIKQWVSKKGKTTSICPYHKTVHLDQTEQFQVNSSCENVENIIVKDWFVLPPVMAWYYKSKHIEYLPLPPFKENCIGTQTASMDFIYPKANSKIYLTKNFDSEIQPVIFKVAYSQRENKLFWYVDNVYKGETKVFHEKPILMTAGFHYITVVDEFGNEIRRKVEIIRE from the coding sequence TTGAAAAATAAAATAAAAGCGTTCTTTCAACGCGTTATAAGCTGGATTAAACAGAATAAAATAAAATCAGCAATTGTATTTTTACTCTTGCTGATTTATTATTTCTCATTACCGCGAACTTTGTTTCAGGAGCCGTATTCGACCGTTATTGAAAGTAAAGAAGGAGAATTATTAGGAGCAAAAATCGCACGTGACGGACAATGGCGTTTTCCTGAACAAGATAGCGTTGCCGATAAATTTAATAAATGTATTGTTTATTTTGAAGATGAATATTTCTATAAACATCCCGGTTTTAATCCTGTTGCAATGGTTAATGCCATCAAACAAAACCGAAAAGCCGGAAAAGTAGTTCGTGGCGGAAGTACACTAACGCAACAAGTAATCAGGCTTTCAAGAAAAGGAAAAAACAGAACTTATTTTGAAAAAATTGTTGAAATTATTCTTGCAACACGTTTAGAATTAGGTTATTCTAAAGATGAGATTTTAGATTTATATGCTGCACATGCGCCTTTTGGCGGAAATGTAGTTGGGCTTGAAATGGCTTCGTGGCGTTATTTCGGATTAAAGTCAAGTCAATTGTCGTGGGCAGAAAGCGCAACTCTTGCTGTTTTACCAAATGCGCCAAGTTTAATTTATCCCGGAAAAAATCAGATTAAATTATTGGAAAAGCGAAACCGGCTTTTATTAAAATTGAATCAGGAAGGCATAATCGACAAACAAACGTATGAATTATCTCTTGATGAGCCTTTACCCGGAAAACCTTATGATTTACCCCAAATGGCGCCTCATTTATTGCAGCGTGTTGCCAAAAATCAGGAAGGAAAAAGAGTAAAAACAACCGTTGATTTTGCGTTACAAAACAGGGTAAATCAAATTGCGAAATATTATTATAATCAGTATAAACAAAACGAGGTTAATAATCTGGCTATTTTAGTTATTGATGTCAAAAACAGAAATGTAATAAGTTATGTTGGTAATTCTCCAACAGATAAAGATCATCAAAAAGATGTTGATATTATTGATGCGCCAAGAAGTACAGGAAGTATTCTGAAGCCTTTATTATATGCCGCAATGCTTGATGATGGCGAACTTTTGCCCAATACGTTAGTTGCCGATGTTCCAACTCAGATTGCAGGTTATACGCCTCAAAATTTTAATTTGACGTTTGACGGAGCTGTGCCGGCACATCGTGCTTTGTCCAGATCTCTAAATATTCCGGCTGTTTTAATGCTGCAGGAATTTGGCGTAAATAAATTTTATGAAGAATTGCAAAAATTCAAATTAAGAGATATTAATAAAACGCCGGATCATTATGGATTATCGCTTATTCTTGGCGGAGCCGAAAGCAATCTGTGGGATTTATGCCGATCGTATGCAAATTTATCTTCAACAGTAAATTATTTTAATAAAAGTCACGGAAAATACAGAACAAAAGAATTTGCTGAACTGAATTATGAACACGATTTTGAGGCTGATTTTGGAGACGATACAAATCAAAAAAATATATTAGGTTCAGGTTCCATTTGGCTGACTTATAACGCAATGGAAGAAGTAAACAGACCGGAAGGAGATGAAGCCTGGAAGTTTTATGACAGTTCGCTTAAAATTGCGTGGAAAACAGGAACCAGTTTTGGTAATCGCGATGCCTGGGCTATAGGAACAAATTCAAGATATGTAGTTGGTGTTTGGGTAGGAAATGCAACAGGTGAGGGAAGACCAACTTTAACAGGCGTTACGAGTGCAGCTCCCGTTTTATTTGATGTTTTTAATTTACTGCCAAGACAAAAGTGGTTTGAAACTCCTTATGATGATTTAGATGAGGTAGAAGTTTGTAAATTAAGCGGTTATTTGGCAAAAGATGGCTGCCCGAAAATAAAGCAATGGGTTAGTAAAAAAGGAAAAACGACAAGTATTTGTCCGTATCATAAAACGGTTCATTTAGATCAAACGGAACAATTTCAGGTTAATAGCAGCTGTGAAAATGTAGAGAATATAATAGTGAAAGATTGGTTTGTTTTGCCTCCGGTTATGGCTTGGTATTACAAAAGCAAACATATTGAGTACTTGCCGTTGCCGCCATTTAAAGAGAATTGTATTGGAACACAAACGGCTTCAATGGATTTTATTTATCCAAAAGCAAACAGTAAAATCTATCTCACCAAGAATTTTGATAGCGAAATACAGCCGGTAATTTTTAAAGTTGCCTATTCGCAAAGAGAAAATAAATTGTTTTGGTACGTTGATAATGTCTATAAAGGCGAAACAAAAGTTTTTCACGAAAAACCAATTTTGATGACTGCGGGTTTTCATTATATTACCGTTGTTGATGAATTTGGGAATGAAATAAGAAGAAAAGTAGAAATTATAAGGGAATGA
- a CDS encoding heavy-metal-associated domain-containing protein — MKIKKIIAAVAIAGLVLVSCKKEEDKSLAVARGEKTVVKEHKVIAPENVQTASFTIEGMTCAVGCAKTIEQELSNLKGVEKAAVDFDKKTAMVTFDKTIQNPENLTKVVQETGDGKTYKVSNMKLKS; from the coding sequence ATGAAAATCAAAAAAATCATAGCAGCAGTAGCAATCGCAGGTTTAGTATTGGTAAGCTGTAAAAAAGAAGAAGACAAAAGTCTGGCTGTAGCAAGAGGTGAAAAAACAGTAGTAAAAGAACACAAAGTAATTGCTCCTGAAAATGTACAAACAGCAAGTTTTACAATTGAAGGAATGACTTGTGCCGTAGGTTGCGCAAAAACGATTGAACAAGAATTATCAAATCTTAAAGGTGTAGAAAAAGCTGCGGTTGATTTTGATAAAAAAACAGCAATGGTTACTTTTGACAAAACAATTCAAAATCCTGAAAACTTAACTAAAGTGGTACAGGAAACCGGAGACGGAAAAACATACAAGGTTTCGAATATGAAATTGAAATCATAA
- a CDS encoding single-stranded DNA-binding protein has translation MNGTLNKVMLIGHLGDDVKMHYFDGGNCIGRFQLATNEVYINKTTNEKITSTEWHNLVVRNKAAEICEKYLSKGDKIYVEGRIKSRQWQAEDGTTKYTTEIQVTEFTFLTTKKETGGHKQNHDSESAKNTNFDATNEGLPINDLPF, from the coding sequence ATGAACGGAACATTAAATAAAGTGATGCTCATCGGCCACTTGGGCGATGATGTAAAGATGCATTATTTTGATGGAGGGAATTGCATTGGACGTTTTCAGCTGGCAACAAATGAAGTTTATATTAACAAAACTACCAATGAAAAGATAACTTCGACAGAGTGGCATAATTTAGTTGTACGCAATAAAGCGGCTGAAATTTGTGAAAAATATCTCTCTAAGGGGGATAAAATTTATGTGGAAGGACGTATAAAATCGCGTCAGTGGCAAGCCGAAGACGGAACGACCAAATACACTACAGAAATTCAGGTTACCGAGTTTACTTTCTTGACTACCAAAAAAGAAACAGGAGGTCATAAACAAAATCATGATTCAGAATCCGCAAAAAACACTAACTTTGATGCGACTAATGAAGGCTTACCTATAAATGATTTGCCTTTTTGA